NNNNNNNNNNNNNNNNNNNNNNNNNNNNNNNNNNNNNNNNNNNNNNNNNNNNNNNNNNNNNNNNNNNNNNNNNNNNNNNNNNNNNNNNNNNNNNNNNNNNNNNNNNNNNNNNNNNNNNNNNNNNNNNNNNNNNNNNNNNNNNNNNNNNNNNNNNNNNNNNNNNNNNNNNNNNNNNNNNNNNNNNNNNNNNNNNNNNNNNNNNNNNNNNNNNNNNNNNNNNNNNNNNNNNNNNNNNNNNNNNNNNNNNNNNNNNNNNNNNNNNNNNNNNNNNNNNNNNNNNNNNNNNNNNNNNNNNNNNNNNNNNNNNNNNNNNNNNNNNNNNNNNNNNNNNNNNNNNNNNNNNNNNNNNNNNNNNNNNNNNNNNNNNNNNNNNNNNNNNNNNNNNNNNNNNNNNNAACTGGATTCCTATTTTTTTATGACACTACCATCGTATTCAGTCCAATCATTGGCCGCTAATTGGGCCTCGTAGATCTTCTTGGACCCGGTTTCGTGGTAAACGGGCAATCTCTCTTTGGCATCTCGTGCTAGAGCTTGGAGATAAATAACGGCATCGGTGCCATACCCATCGCATGAGTAGATCTGGAGGTTGCCCGCAAAATATTGAGCGTATAAACGGGATAATGGCAAACCATAACCATATCCGGCTAAAGGAACTGATTGCTGTCCCATCTGAGCGGCCATTGGATCGTCCGTAGACACAGACAATACAGGGTTGGGGGCCGTGGTGTAAAGATActggaagatttttttcttgagacGTCGCGGAATGCCGCCACCTCGGTCACTGATCTTGATGGTCACGTCCTCTTTGCTTTTCACTATCAAAGCCCGAATTGGCGGAAGATCATACGAGTCTGGATATGTTTCAATAGTGGCACGCATGGCGTTTTTGAATAGTTCAAAGAGAATGTGATAGAGATGAGAGGGAACGTACACGCATTCCACATTTGCTTTCTCCTCGCTCAGTTCATCATTGATGGGAATTGCTTTACTGTTTTCACAAGATTTGTCATAAGCTCTCACTTTCAACTCGGGGGATGCCATATAGTATTGCTCTGCTAGGAAGCGAGCATTCTCATAAGCTCGTTCCACGATGGGAATGACGGAGCAATTGGGGTCAATGGCACCAACACTTCGTTGGCCCTGATCAACCTTGTCGCCAAAGAGTAAAGTGTGTTGATTAATGAGCATCCGAGTGGAAATTCTCGACGTGTACAAACGATCCAGAAAATACTGGATGTTGCGCTCAAACTTGGgcaatttggcctttttgtctTCCTTCTTACCCGATTGAGAATACTTGGCTTTGACTTCGAGAACTGCCGAGGCCATGGTGGTAACTGTGGCCGAGTGCCGCTCTCGAACATCGACCAACACATTGGTAAACTTCTCTAAAACATCATCGGCCTCATCTGACGCGCCTTCAAAGGCCAGGAGGTCTTGAAAGCTCTGCACATATTGGTCTGTAATCTCGCGACAGCCTTGGGTTCCTTGAAGATCTTTCGGCAGGAACTGCAACTCTTTCATGATATTGGCCAGTCTCACGGGCACTTCTCTGCGAAGAAACCGAAATGATTGCTTGGACCCAGAGTTCTGCCCGAATTCAAGGTACTCTTTGATAGACAATGGAGAGGGTTGGAAAGCGGAATAGTGAGTAAGACGTTGTTGGAACTCTTCGTCCAAATCATGGGACCCAATTATGGTTTTGAGGGGTTTTTGATTGGCCACGGAGCTCGTACTGAAGAGAGCAAATGTCTTCTCCACCCGCCCAAAAGGGCTCCGTATTTTGGATAAAGATTGGTGCATTGTTTTACACTGAATCTCTCACAAGAAAGGTTTGACGCTGACCACCCCCTGAAATGGAACTGTGTTAGAGGTCGGGAAAGTCAGCAAGTACTACGAAATTTGTGGCTTGGCACCGTGTCAATTCTGATCACGCTTTCTCATGTTTTCCCTGATTTATAGACGACATAGATTTTCAAGGATGTGCCCTCGATTTTCAAGGGCTGAAATCTACGTCATAACAATAGATGTTTAacatatatatacatatatgcAAATATATGTATATCTTCACTTGAAATCGAAGGCATACTGTGAGATTGCTTTAAGAATCTGCAATGTTGAGCTGACAAGCCATGTCCTGAATCAAACAGTTCGCGTGTTATTACAAGAAAACGTGACATGATATGGTAATTCCAAGACTTACTTCTCGGGTTGATAGCAAGGACCCTTCTGCTGTTCACCAACAGTCAAATCAATCTTGGAAGACCTCTACGCTCGTTCAAGGACGGTGTTCTTCAGAATACAGTTCACTTGTCCCTGCTATTAGGAGATCATCCTAGGCTGCTAGAAGTCGTGTCTTTGTGGCTAAGGATGGCGAGAGTAGCTTTTCCGTCTGACTCTTGTTTTCTGTGTAGAGctccaaaagaaacaacattGCTGACGAAAGGAACGATTATTGATAGGGCCATAAGATGCTCGGATGACTAAGAGTTAAATAGCGAAGACCCAAAATTTGTTCCGTCCGTAAACTTGAAGTGATTGGATGGATATGTTCCATTCCAAAACGCTGATAATCTGTAGGGAAAGGACATATTATGGGCCTTCTTTACGGAGTGGTTTTCTACAATTTGGCAGATTTTGTCACGTGACATGAAAAAAGCGGGAAGTTTGAAGATAGAACTTGAAGTACATTGAGTACGTGCGGCTACATTTAGTAGCACACTCGTGTCAATTTGTTTAAAAGCAGGTGTTATAGATTGTGATTGCATCACTCGCGAATTTTATAAACGCTTAGGATGCTTATGCACTGATGCGTATTTTAGTATACATTTGGATGTCCTTGTCAGTCAAATGTTTCTCACACGTACTTGCACGCATGTAGGTGTGTGAATGAAGTTGTATAACCTTTCTTAATCATTACTAGTTGGTGTTAAGACAGCTAATAAGCTAATAAGACTGTCTTTAGTCTGATAGAAATGCATACACTGTAGCTGAAGGTGTTGAGAAGGGAGAATAGAGATATTGCATAATTTGTCATAGAGGAATACGAGCCTCATGGGTTACTTCAATTTGGGACGAAGACAACAGAACAAAGAGTAAACATTCATAACGTTTGCAATAACGCGATATATATTTTGTGAATTCCAAATTTTGGTTCTGAAAAAGACGGATTGAACCGccatgatttgaagaaaaaacgtCATTCTATATTAAAGAACCAATGACaaatatgtgttttttttaatgaccTCAAAAAACACctcttttgaaagaaaatctgaGTGAAGGCACGATTGGCAATCAAATACTCTCATATATGGCAGGACATGACAACTCATTATAGCTTGTTACGAAGCAAGGTACACGATTAGTTGGAAAGATAGAAACTTGGGCAGTGAACGAGAATGAGGCTGCACAGGGGGGTATATATTCAATCAGGTGTTTAATGCAAGTCAGTTACGATATTTGCAACGTGAACGTACGCTCTTCAAAAGCCAATGCAGAAGAACCTTTGAAATTCAACCACAACGTAGAACGATCTAAGGCACTCAACCACAACGTAGAACGATCTAAGGCACTCAACCCCAACAGCTTAAAGTGGTCCTGCATCCATCATCACCACAATTTCCACTTACTTACCTGGCTAAGTTGTATAACGTTCAGAGCAACATTGCCACCAAACAGTGAAAAAACATGTTTCACGTTGGATTCGCTAAAGGCAAACTTCTTCTACACTGAATTACATTCCACGTCACCTggatccatttccaaatcaattggGTACCATCTGAAGGCTAAAAAGAcaaggaaaattgaattgcAGGTGAGTAATATCCATCAATACTTATGAAACCCATCTACTAAATGAACATGGCATTCCAATTTTGGCTTATGTAAGCGGACAAATCCTCTCTGGTTCGTTCTGAGCTTTGTTGGGGGTTTGCTTaagaaaacaacaaatttCGAAGAAACTCCCCTACACTATTTCTTGTGACCGAAATAGCCCCAAGAACCTCCTAAAAGAGATCTTATTCCTTCCAGTCCAACCCAATCGACCGTGAGGACTTGCATCTCAACAGGTGACTTTGTCCAGTAGATCATCTGGTTGGAGCAAAGTTTGTGTACAGATCGGTCACGGTGAAAGTAGACGGGACCGGACGAAAAAGGTAATAAGCGAGCAAGGAGTCTCATGTCTTTGTACTAAATTATTATGACGTGACATCCTTTTCAGATAGTAGATTGGACGAGAAATTCGCCATGGCGTGTAGTGGAATATCCGGACCTCTGGCCTTGGCCATATTTTCCGCCGTTTTGGGCATGTTTCAGTTTGGTTTCAACACTGGCGTCATCAATTCCCCGGGAGTTCATATCAAGGCCTTTATCAATGAGACTGGAGACGGTGAATATTCGGAAGCTAAGGTCGAGACTTTGTTCAGCTTGGCCGTGAGTGCATGTTTGGTGGGAGGGATGATCGGGGGTTTGTCCGGGGGCTGGTTGGCGGACAAATTTGGCCGTCGACAAGGACTGTGGTACACTCAAGTATTCACCATAGTGGGATCAATCTTGATGGGCTTCTGCGAAATGGCTGGCAGCTATGCCATGCTCTTCATTGGACGATTTTCCATTGGTATATCGTGTGGATTGTTCACTGGTTTGGCACCTTTGTACATCAGCGAGGTGGCTCCTATTGACATTCGGGGTGGACTGGGTGTGGTCAATCAATTGGCAGTTACAACAGGAATATTCTTCAGTCAAGTGTTGGGACTGGAAGTGGTGCTTGGATCAAGGACTCTCTGGCCATTGTTATTGGCCTTGGGTGGAGCCGTTCCTTCCATTCTGCAAGTGATTCTTTTGCCATTGAACCCTGAATCGCCCAGATATCTTATCATCACCAAGGGTCAGGAAGAAGCTGGGAGAAAAGCCTTGGCGAAATTCAGCAAGTCGGCCAATCCAGAGGCTGAGTTTGAAGAGATTCGTAGTAGCATGGACGTGGGGAACCAAGAGAAAATGAGTGTGATCCAATTGCTCAAGTCCAAGGAATGCCGCCTTCCTCTTCTGATATGCGTTCTCATGCACCTGTCCCAACAACTTTCCGGGATGGTGGCCATATTTTACTATTCCACCACCTTCTTCATTGGAGCTGGAGTTGAAAAAGAACGTGCTCAATATGCAACTCTTGGAGTTGGTGctatcatgatgatcatgacaTTGGTAACCCTTCCGTTGATGGATCGATTGGGCCGGAGATTTTTGCATCTCACTGGTTTGGGCGGTATCTTTATTTGTGCCATCTTGATCACAATCGGACAGAATTTGGATCGAGAACAAGAGTGGGTGGGATATTTTATTATCTTCTCCACTCTTCTGTTCGTGGTgttctttgcttttggcccTGGATCGATTCCGTGGCTCATAACCGGTGAAATGTTCCTTCAAGCTCCCAGACCATCTGCTTTTGCCGTTGCCACCTTAGTGAATTGGTTGGCCAATCTTGGAGTGGGGTTGCTGTTCCCTTTGATGGAACAGGAGATCTCGAGTTATTCCTTCTTACCATTTGCTGTTATCACCGGAATCTTGTACGTAACCCTCTACGTTTACTTACCAGAAACCAAAGGTCGATCTGTGGAAGAGATATCGACTCTGCTGACCTTGCCCGGAGCTTGGCTGGGATCGTACAACAAGCGAGAGAGTGCTGTCAAATTGTGATGTTTTGTACATACTATAATAAAGTAGAATACATATCAACTATAGTAGAATACGTCGCAATAAACTTGCATTTGCAAATTTATCACATATTCTGTATTAATATtatcatgcaaaaaaaaaagataacattTTACAGAATGAATCGCCACTTGTTTCAGCCGTACTTTTTTGGCCAGAATTATAACGTGTATCATAAATTTCGACTGACATGACCAATATACCGAATCACTGAGCAATCAACTCCCTACCTCGTTTCCAATACCTGACTTAATTTACGGCAAATACACACGGAGAAGCCGCATTTTCATGAATATTGATAATGTCACTAgattttcaaaggaaaatcagaataataataaaaaaaatcgtaaGATGCACACCCGTGTCCTAAAACTTTTATATCCAATTTCTATCTCCAATTATAAACAAGAAAAAGTCAGTTGGAGTGGGTACGAAATAACTCATCATAATTGTATAGTTGTTTCATTTCACTCAAAATGATctcatgtatttttttgcccTGTACAGCCATAACGGAAAAGATAACcagttgaaaaatattaaaatctGCTGTAGATCAACAAGATTGTTTGTACAAAATTACTAGCATAAGAATAttaatttgtttaaaacaaCTATTACACCAAAAACGCACATGTACTCTGTGGGAGGGAACTATAACCATATTGCGTTATTTACCAATGGTACAAATAACACGGCATGTACATATGAGTAAAACAATGTATGAATGAAAGTGTGTTTGTCTCGTATGATTTTCCATGGCACCATCAAGCAAGGCAAGTAAGAGCAAATCCTGCCTTCTTTGCTAGCTATGTGTCAGCTGAGAGCAAAAGAGAGACATTTCCGAAAGAGAAACAGTGAAATAGTCCATACTATCAAACAGAACAAGCTAAAGACAAAGgagttttttctttcagaCTTGGAAACAACACAGAGCGTGCGTGTATGTACTAAATAAAGGTCGCTCATTCCAGTTCTGAAAATAATAGTGGCGTGTTCACAAGGTCCATTCATTGTTCACCATCAGACCAATTGAGGCGATGGCACAGGACGGACCTGATCAGATACTTCATAGTGAATTGTTCTCCACTTGGAACTTGAACCAACCGGTGAAGTTGCGGGTAAACAGCAATCCCCCGGATAATTTACCACCCGTCTCTGTTCCCCAATTGCTGAATGTTGCCGTATCCATCGGTGGCAACCTCGACGCTTTGGCCGTCAAACGAGAAGGCTCATGGGTAAAATGGACTTACCATGAGTATCAAAGCGAAGTCTATGCGGCTGCCAAAGGGTTTATCAAATTGGGATTGCAAGCCAGACATTGCgtgtccattttgggattcAACTCTCCGGAATGGTTTATGGCCGAGTTGGCGGCTATTCATGGCCATGGGATTTCTGTGGGAATCTATCCAACCAGTTCGCCTGAAGCCTGCAAATACATCATGGAACATAGCCGATCTCAAATCTTGGTGGTAGAGAATCAATCTCAGTTGGATAAATTCGCTCCCTTCTTGAATGACCTGACAGAATTAAAAGCAATCATTATGTATGATGGTCAGCCCAAGGATGCAAAGACCTTAAAATGGAAGGACTTTATCGCCATGGGGATGGAGATAGACGATGCTGTATTGGATGATCGAATGAAGAACATTGCCATCAATGAGTGTTGTCATTTGGTCTACACCTCTGGAACAACAGGGATGCCCAAAGCTGCTATGCTCAACCACGACAACTTGACCTGGACTGCTGGACAGTTGACGAAGATTTATTCCTTGGTTTTAAAAGGGGAACGGATTGTATCCTATTTGCCGTTAAGTCATGTGGCTGCCAATATCACTGATATCTACCTTCTCATGGCCATCGTTGGGACCGTCTTCTTTACGGATCGCGATGCACTTAAAGGAACATTGATCAATTATGTCAAGGAAGCTCAGCCCACTTTCTTTCTAGCCGTTCCCCGTGTTTGGGAAAAGATCCAGGAGCGCATGTTGGAAGTAGGACGTGAGAATAAGGGTCTGAAGCAAAAAGTCGGCCAATGGGCTAAAAAGACCGGCCTAGATAAGAACAAGAAGTTATTGAGTGGCAACCCGAGGGCTGCCTCAACACTTCAGTATAAGATAGCCAACAAATTGGTCTTCTCCAAGGTCAAACAGCAACTTGGCTTTCATAAATGCGTCAATTTCTTCTCTGCGGCTGCCCCACTTGCCACGGATGTGATCGAATACTTCATGAGCTTGGACGTGAGGATCATGGAAATTTATGGGATGACCGAGTGCAGTGGACCTCACTTATGCACTAGTCTCCAAAGCCAAAGAGTTGGAACTGTTGGACGTGAATGCCCaggtttttggaacaaaatcgaTGGAACCGAAAGTGGCGAGATCTGCATGCGAGGACGGCATTGCATGATGGGCTATCTGAAAGATGAGGCCAAAACCAAAGAGATCTTCGACGAGGACGGTTGGCTCAAATCCGGAGACATCGGCACGGTTGATTTAGATGGATTTGTCAGCATTACTGGCCGGATCAAAGAGATTATCATCACGGCAGGTGGGGAGAATGTGGCTCCGGTTGTCTTGGAGGAGAATATCAAGAGTCAGTTGAGCTGCATAAGCAATGCCGTAGTGATCGGGGACAACCGGAaattcttgtcttgtttgcTCACATTGAAAACGGAGATTCACGCGGAAACCATGATGCCGTTGGGAAACCTGGCACCCAACGCCTTAATATGGCTTCATGACCAAGGAATTGACGACGAAGTGACCACAGTCCAGCAATTCGTCAGTCATGCGCTAATTCAAGAGAAAATCCAAGCCGGAATAGACCGTGCCAATGATGTGGCCCCGTCTAGAGcacaacaaatcaaaaaatggaTCATTCTATCCGAAGACTTCAGCGTCCCTGGCGGTGAATTGGGTCCCACTCTCAAGCTGAAGCGCCACGTGATTTCGGAAAAGTATGCGACCACAGTTAATAAGCTTTACAAGTGATACACAGATGCCTGCCCGTCTCATACTTTTGGTATTGATGTTAGTTGGAGTGTACGTTTTCATCTTGATGTTCTCACATCTGAAGTGGAAGAATCCGGACATCATCTGGATGCATTTATTCGTGTGAAAAGATACCAAACCTGCCTGCCCTCCCGTGGTTTGTTTGTGAGCAGTTCATGGTAACTGAGTTTTACATACTATCGCCGCGACTTCGTTTCCCATCAATTACAAATAAAAACTTTCCCTTAGACTTCAGCCAAGTTTATACGTATTTTCAGCTTGACCAGAGTCGTTTTCTTCTCCGGTTTTTGTGCCTACTCTAATTGCATAATGTCCATTTCGCAAATTCACCCTTTGCCTACCGGTGTAGATATTATTGTTTAATGCGTTTCAAAGGAAAACCACACGGAAAAAGTGTTAAGGTGCCGGGGATCCACGTTCTGGATGTGAATCGGACCAtttcggtttttttctttgatttgctGCA
This Tigriopus californicus strain San Diego chromosome 7, Tcal_SD_v2.1, whole genome shotgun sequence DNA region includes the following protein-coding sequences:
- the LOC131883055 gene encoding pyruvate dehydrogenase (acetyl-transferring) kinase isozyme 2, mitochondrial-like, which codes for MHQSLSKIRSPFGRVEKTFALFSTSSVANQKPLKTIIGSHDLDEEFQQRLTHYSAFQPSPLSIKEYLEFGQNSGSKQSFRFLRREVPVRLANIMKELQFLPKDLQGTQGCREITDQYVQSFQDLLAFEGASDEADDVLEKFTNVLVDVRERHSATVTTMASAVLEVKAKYSQSGKKEDKKAKLPKFERNIQYFLDRLYTSRISTRMLINQHTLLFGDKVDQGQRSVGAIDPNCSVIPIVERAYENARFLAEQYYMASPELKVRAYDKSCENSKAIPINDELSEEKANVECVYVPSHLYHILFELFKNAMRATIETYPDSYDLPPIRALIVKSKEDVTIKISDRGGGIPRRLKKKIFQYLYTTAPNPVLSVSTDDPMAAQMGQQSVPLAGYGYGLPLSRLYAQYFAGNLQIYSCDGYGTDAVIYLQALARDAKERLPVYHETGSKKIYEAQLAANDWTEYDGSVIKK
- the LOC131883054 gene encoding glucose transporter type 1-like, producing MACSGISGPLALAIFSAVLGMFQFGFNTGVINSPGVHIKAFINETGDGEYSEAKVETLFSLAVSACLVGGMIGGLSGGWLADKFGRRQGLWYTQVFTIVGSILMGFCEMAGSYAMLFIGRFSIGISCGLFTGLAPLYISEVAPIDIRGGLGVVNQLAVTTGIFFSQVLGLEVVLGSRTLWPLLLALGGAVPSILQVILLPLNPESPRYLIITKGQEEAGRKALAKFSKSANPEAEFEEIRSSMDVGNQEKMSVIQLLKSKECRLPLLICVLMHLSQQLSGMVAIFYYSTTFFIGAGVEKERAQYATLGVGAIMMIMTLVTLPLMDRLGRRFLHLTGLGGIFICAILITIGQNLDREQEWVGYFIIFSTLLFVVFFAFGPGSIPWLITGEMFLQAPRPSAFAVATLVNWLANLGVGLLFPLMEQEISSYSFLPFAVITGILYVTLYVYLPETKGRSVEEISTLLTLPGAWLGSYNKRESAVKL
- the LOC131883052 gene encoding long-chain-fatty-acid--CoA ligase ACSBG2-like, which gives rise to MAQDGPDQILHSELFSTWNLNQPVKLRVNSNPPDNLPPVSVPQLLNVAVSIGGNLDALAVKREGSWVKWTYHEYQSEVYAAAKGFIKLGLQARHCVSILGFNSPEWFMAELAAIHGHGISVGIYPTSSPEACKYIMEHSRSQILVVENQSQLDKFAPFLNDLTELKAIIMYDGQPKDAKTLKWKDFIAMGMEIDDAVLDDRMKNIAINECCHLVYTSGTTGMPKAAMLNHDNLTWTAGQLTKIYSLVLKGERIVSYLPLSHVAANITDIYLLMAIVGTVFFTDRDALKGTLINYVKEAQPTFFLAVPRVWEKIQERMLEVGRENKGLKQKVGQWAKKTGLDKNKKLLSGNPRAASTLQYKIANKLVFSKVKQQLGFHKCVNFFSAAAPLATDVIEYFMSLDVRIMEIYGMTECSGPHLCTSLQSQRVGTVGRECPGFWNKIDGTESGEICMRGRHCMMGYLKDEAKTKEIFDEDGWLKSGDIGTVDLDGFVSITGRIKEIIITAGGENVAPVVLEENIKSQLSCISNAVVIGDNRKFLSCLLTLKTEIHAETMMPLGNLAPNALIWLHDQGIDDEVTTVQQFVSHALIQEKIQAGIDRANDVAPSRAQQIKKWIILSEDFSVPGGELGPTLKLKRHVISEKYATTVNKLYK